Proteins from one Lachnospiraceae bacterium KGMB03038 genomic window:
- the mutS gene encoding DNA mismatch repair protein MutS — MMQQYMKTKEEYKDCILFYRLGDFYEMFFQDAVTVSKELELTLTGKSCGLKERAPMCGVPYHAVDGYLNRLVSKGYKVAICEQMEDPATAKGLVKREVVRIVTPGTNLDTQALDETRNNYILCVAYIADRYGVSVADVTTGDYFMTELDTGEKLFDEIYKFMPSELICNEAFYMSGMDLDDLKDRLGIAVYSLDPWYFDDDGCQKALKEHFQVSSMEALGIAGYDCGIIAAGALLEYLKETQKTSLSHMSRLSFYTTGKYMILDSSTRRNLELCETLREKQKKGSLLWVLDKTKTAMGARLLRKYIEQPLIDREAIEQRLNAVEELKENAISREEIREYLSPVYDLERLVGKITYQSANPRDLKAFETSLSMLPHIKYLLSEMKSPFLREIFEEMDTLEDLCGLIQSAIKEDPPIAMKEGGIIRDGYDEEVDRLRSAKSDGKEWLAQLEEQEREKTGIKNLRIRYNKVFGYYLEVTNSFKNLVPDYYTRKQTLANAERYIIPELKELEDTILGAEDKLYALEYQLYCEVRDRIAAEVLRIQASAKAVAKTDVFASLALVAERGGYVRPKINEKGVIDIKDGRHPVVEKMIPEDMFIANDTYLDDKKKRISIITGPNMAGKSTYMRQTALIVLMAQIGSFVPASHANIGLVDRIFTRVGASDDLASGQSTFMVEMTEVANILRNATSKSLLILDEIGRGTSTFDGLSIAWAVIEHISDSRLLGAKTLFATHYHELTELEGKIDNVNNYCIAVKEKGDDIIFLRKIVKGGADKSYGIQVARLAGVPDCVINRAKEIVEELVHADITTRIKDIAAHGHEPKIKTKKYDEVDLAQMSLFDTVRDDDIIQEIKDLDLGNLTPIDALNTLYQLQNKLKNRW; from the coding sequence ATGATGCAGCAGTATATGAAAACGAAAGAAGAATACAAAGACTGTATCCTGTTCTATCGCCTGGGGGATTTCTACGAAATGTTTTTCCAGGATGCGGTGACCGTCTCAAAGGAACTGGAGCTGACCCTGACCGGAAAAAGCTGCGGCCTCAAAGAGCGGGCGCCCATGTGCGGCGTCCCTTATCACGCTGTAGACGGGTACCTCAACCGTCTGGTCTCCAAGGGCTATAAAGTGGCGATCTGCGAACAGATGGAAGACCCGGCGACAGCAAAAGGCCTGGTCAAACGAGAAGTGGTCCGTATCGTGACGCCGGGGACGAATCTTGACACCCAGGCGCTGGATGAGACCCGGAATAATTATATCCTGTGTGTAGCTTACATTGCCGACCGGTACGGCGTCTCTGTGGCGGATGTGACGACGGGGGATTACTTCATGACCGAGCTGGATACCGGTGAAAAGCTGTTTGACGAGATCTATAAATTCATGCCCTCAGAGCTGATCTGCAATGAGGCTTTTTATATGAGCGGCATGGATCTGGACGACTTAAAAGACCGGCTGGGGATCGCGGTCTATTCTCTGGACCCCTGGTATTTTGATGATGACGGCTGCCAGAAAGCCTTGAAAGAACACTTTCAAGTCAGCAGTATGGAGGCGCTGGGTATCGCTGGGTATGACTGCGGCATCATTGCCGCCGGCGCTCTTCTGGAATATCTCAAGGAGACTCAGAAGACGTCTCTTTCCCATATGTCCAGACTATCCTTCTATACCACAGGGAAATACATGATCCTGGATAGTTCTACCAGACGGAATCTGGAGCTTTGCGAAACCCTTCGGGAGAAGCAGAAAAAAGGTTCTCTTCTTTGGGTGCTGGATAAAACCAAAACGGCTATGGGCGCAAGGCTTCTGCGCAAGTACATAGAGCAGCCTTTGATCGACCGGGAAGCTATCGAACAAAGGCTAAACGCGGTAGAAGAATTAAAAGAAAACGCCATTTCCAGAGAAGAGATCCGGGAATATCTGTCTCCGGTGTATGATCTGGAACGGCTGGTAGGAAAGATTACATATCAGTCGGCGAATCCCAGGGATCTGAAAGCTTTTGAGACTTCTCTTTCCATGCTTCCCCATATCAAATACCTCCTTAGCGAGATGAAGAGTCCTTTTTTGCGGGAGATCTTCGAGGAAATGGACACTCTGGAGGACCTGTGCGGTCTGATCCAGTCGGCGATCAAAGAAGACCCTCCCATCGCCATGAAGGAGGGCGGGATCATCCGAGACGGATATGATGAAGAAGTGGATCGTCTGCGCAGCGCCAAATCAGACGGCAAAGAGTGGCTGGCTCAGCTGGAAGAGCAGGAACGGGAGAAAACAGGGATCAAAAATCTGCGCATCCGCTATAATAAAGTATTTGGATACTATCTGGAAGTGACCAATTCTTTTAAAAATCTGGTGCCGGACTATTATACCCGGAAACAGACCCTGGCCAACGCGGAACGATATATCATCCCGGAACTAAAAGAGCTGGAGGATACAATCCTTGGCGCGGAGGACAAGCTTTACGCCCTGGAATACCAGCTCTACTGTGAAGTGCGGGACCGTATCGCCGCGGAGGTGCTCCGGATACAGGCTTCTGCCAAAGCGGTGGCCAAGACAGATGTATTTGCTTCTCTTGCGCTGGTCGCCGAGCGGGGCGGTTATGTCCGGCCAAAGATCAACGAAAAAGGTGTGATCGATATCAAGGATGGCCGTCATCCGGTAGTGGAGAAAATGATCCCTGAGGATATGTTCATCGCCAACGACACCTATCTGGATGACAAGAAGAAGCGGATTTCCATTATCACAGGACCCAATATGGCGGGAAAATCTACATACATGAGGCAGACAGCCTTGATCGTGCTGATGGCTCAGATCGGGTCTTTTGTACCGGCTTCCCACGCCAACATCGGTCTGGTAGACCGGATTTTTACCCGGGTGGGCGCATCCGATGACCTGGCCTCCGGGCAGAGTACCTTTATGGTAGAAATGACAGAAGTGGCCAATATCCTTCGGAACGCTACCAGCAAAAGTCTCTTGATCCTGGATGAGATCGGCCGCGGGACCAGTACTTTTGACGGGCTGAGCATCGCCTGGGCCGTGATCGAGCATATCAGCGACAGCAGGCTTCTGGGGGCAAAGACGTTATTCGCCACCCACTACCACGAATTGACCGAGCTGGAGGGCAAGATCGACAATGTGAACAATTACTGCATCGCGGTTAAAGAAAAAGGGGACGATATCATCTTCCTCCGAAAGATCGTCAAAGGCGGAGCGGATAAAAGCTACGGCATCCAAGTGGCCAGGCTGGCCGGTGTGCCAGACTGTGTGATCAACCGCGCCAAAGAGATCGTGGAAGAATTGGTCCACGCCGATATTACTACGCGGATCAAGGATATTGCCGCTCACGGCCATGAGCCGAAGATCAAAACGAAAAAGTATGACGAGGTGGATCTGGCGCAGATGTCTCTTTTTGACACAGTCAGAGACGATGACATCATCCAGGAGATCAAGGATCTGGACCTTGGCAACCTGACTCCCATCGATGCTCTGAACACCTTATATCAGCTCCAGAACAAATTAAAAAACAGGTGGTAA